In Bacteroidia bacterium, a genomic segment contains:
- a CDS encoding acyl carrier protein, producing MEITEITEKLRTIVTPYVEDKSLLEKVTGETDLLNDLKINSAHMVDIILDAEEVFDIDIDDESAEKMLTVGEAVRIISERINAKP from the coding sequence ATGGAAATAACAGAAATTACGGAAAAACTCAGAACGATCGTTACGCCTTATGTCGAGGATAAGTCTTTGCTTGAAAAGGTTACCGGTGAAACAGATCTCCTCAATGATCTTAAGATCAACTCTGCTCACATGGTCGATATTATCCTTGATGCTGAGGAGGTGTTTGATATAGACATTGACGACGAATCAGCAGAAAAAATGCTCACCGTAGGTGAAGCTGTGCGGATTATTTCTGAGCGGATAAACGCAAAGCCATGA
- a CDS encoding 4'-phosphopantetheinyl transferase superfamily protein, with protein MIGNDIICIAASDVSGVFRNPRYLDKIYGPAEQELILSSPNPGLSHWTCWALKESAYKVWVKHSRTRLFAPKRFVVSALTPKVGIEVETPAGIVYARVVIQNNYISAVASSENSRLQQLYTGIGQFPKTKNPSVAVRQHLFAHLKKLFPFSSIENFVLLKSKEGIPRLYIRGIKQVFDLSLSHHGHFVSHAFTMESYD; from the coding sequence ATGATTGGCAATGACATCATCTGTATCGCTGCTTCAGATGTATCGGGTGTTTTTCGAAACCCGCGTTATCTGGATAAAATTTATGGCCCTGCGGAACAGGAACTGATTTTATCTTCTCCAAACCCAGGCTTAAGCCATTGGACCTGCTGGGCATTGAAAGAAAGTGCCTATAAGGTATGGGTAAAACATAGCCGTACGCGTTTGTTTGCCCCTAAGCGGTTTGTCGTATCTGCGCTCACACCGAAAGTCGGTATCGAAGTAGAAACGCCGGCAGGAATTGTATATGCCCGGGTAGTAATACAAAACAACTATATATCAGCAGTTGCCTCGTCCGAAAATAGCCGTTTGCAACAACTTTACACAGGCATTGGGCAATTCCCAAAGACTAAAAACCCTTCGGTTGCCGTAAGGCAGCATTTATTTGCTCACCTTAAAAAACTATTTCCTTTTAGTAGTATTGAAAACTTTGTGCTGCTGAAATCGAAGGAAGGAATTCCCCGGTTATATATTCGCGGCATAAAGCAGGTGTTTGATCTCTCACTCAGCCACCACGGACATTTTGTTAGCCATGCCTTTACGATGGAATCCTATGATTAA
- a CDS encoding beta-ketoacyl-[acyl-carrier-protein] synthase family protein, with translation MENIKNRVVVTGMGVISPNGNGLAEFESALRQGKSGIRFLEILAEKNFACHIGGKPEVEDSLKEKYFSPVQMKMLRSESIIFATLAGLEAWEDAGFAIPSDKEQSPDWDTGCIMGTGQAAGEIIKRSLFLIEEGNTRRLGSGAVDQGMVSGVSAHLGGMLGLGNQVSTNASACATGTEAILMAFDRIRSGQAKRMIAGSCESPDPFVWGGFDSMRVLARKFNERPEEGSRPMSATASGFVPGGGAGALILESLETALARNARIYGEILGGNINSGGQRGAGSMTAPNSEGVQHCIRAALRASGIQSGQIDAISGHLTSTMADPYEVANWAQAIGREGKDFPYIHSLKSMIGHCLSAAGAIESVAVMLQLHRGFFHASLNCEDMHPEVAKWVDPQKVPQQLVTDTGFKIIAKSSFGFGDVNTCIIFKRWENK, from the coding sequence ATGGAAAACATCAAAAACCGGGTAGTGGTTACAGGGATGGGAGTAATATCTCCCAATGGGAATGGACTGGCTGAATTCGAATCTGCCCTTCGGCAGGGGAAATCAGGTATCCGGTTTTTAGAAATACTCGCAGAAAAAAACTTTGCCTGCCACATAGGAGGCAAACCCGAAGTTGAGGATAGCCTGAAAGAAAAATATTTTTCACCCGTGCAGATGAAAATGTTGCGGAGTGAAAGTATCATCTTCGCTACCCTGGCAGGGTTGGAAGCCTGGGAGGATGCCGGGTTCGCTATTCCTTCAGATAAAGAACAATCGCCCGATTGGGACACGGGGTGTATTATGGGTACGGGTCAGGCAGCCGGAGAAATTATCAAACGCAGCCTCTTTTTGATTGAAGAAGGCAATACGAGAAGGTTGGGAAGCGGGGCGGTTGACCAGGGTATGGTAAGTGGGGTAAGTGCACATTTGGGGGGAATGCTTGGCCTGGGGAATCAGGTCTCAACCAATGCCTCTGCCTGTGCAACCGGAACAGAAGCCATCCTGATGGCTTTCGACAGAATTCGAAGCGGACAGGCAAAAAGAATGATTGCCGGAAGTTGTGAGAGTCCGGACCCTTTTGTCTGGGGCGGCTTTGACTCAATGCGTGTGCTGGCGAGGAAATTTAACGAAAGGCCGGAGGAGGGTTCGCGGCCGATGAGCGCAACAGCCTCCGGCTTTGTGCCGGGAGGCGGCGCTGGCGCACTCATCCTCGAATCGCTGGAAACCGCGCTTGCCCGAAACGCCAGAATCTATGGCGAAATCCTCGGTGGTAATATCAACTCAGGCGGACAACGCGGCGCCGGGTCTATGACTGCGCCCAACAGTGAAGGGGTTCAGCATTGCATCAGGGCTGCTTTGCGGGCAAGTGGGATTCAGTCCGGGCAAATTGATGCAATCTCAGGCCACCTTACCTCTACCATGGCTGACCCCTATGAGGTTGCCAACTGGGCACAGGCCATTGGAAGAGAAGGAAAGGATTTTCCCTATATTCATTCACTGAAATCAATGATCGGCCATTGCCTGAGCGCCGCGGGTGCAATAGAAAGTGTTGCCGTAATGCTTCAGCTTCATCGGGGATTTTTTCACGCTTCGCTCAACTGTGAAGATATGCATCCCGAAGTTGCCAAATGGGTTGATCCTCAAAAAGTGCCACAACAATTAGTGACGGATACCGGTTTTAAAATTATTGCCAAATCCAGCTTTGGTTTTGGCGATGTCAATACCTGTATTATTTTTAAACGCTGGGAAAACAAATAG
- a CDS encoding SDR family oxidoreductase — protein sequence MALSFTNRGYWALILGGSSGMGLATAKKLADEGMNIFVVHRDRRAEIPAIEASFDVIRRTGVAFQSMNVNALQEEGMTKVLDEFSSLAGSTGKIRLLFHSIAKGNLKPLIVRDSESDYPDFASLANVDGEKLVKPWENLKKSLGLEPISGQHLSEEDFRLTIHAMATSLLTWTQQCISRALFADDARIIGLTSEGNQRVWPSYAAVSAAKVTLESLVRSMAVELAHLGLRTNLIQAGVTDTPSLRMIPGNENLKLGAVFRNPSGRLTLPEDVANAVYLLCRDEASWINGAIIPVDGGERLV from the coding sequence ATGGCATTATCATTTACCAATCGTGGTTATTGGGCATTGATACTTGGCGGATCCAGCGGAATGGGCCTGGCAACTGCAAAAAAACTGGCTGATGAAGGGATGAATATTTTCGTGGTCCACCGCGACCGAAGGGCGGAAATTCCGGCTATTGAAGCATCGTTTGATGTGATTCGTCGTACGGGGGTAGCATTTCAAAGTATGAATGTAAATGCGCTTCAGGAAGAGGGAATGACTAAGGTGCTGGATGAATTTTCAAGTCTTGCCGGCAGCACAGGCAAAATCCGTCTGCTGTTCCACTCCATAGCAAAAGGAAATCTTAAGCCATTGATTGTGAGGGATTCTGAATCTGATTATCCGGATTTTGCTTCCCTTGCCAATGTAGATGGGGAAAAACTGGTAAAACCCTGGGAAAACCTGAAAAAGTCCCTTGGTTTGGAACCTATATCCGGCCAACATCTTTCGGAAGAAGATTTCCGGTTGACCATTCACGCTATGGCAACCAGCCTGCTTACGTGGACACAGCAGTGTATCAGCCGCGCTTTGTTTGCTGACGATGCGCGGATCATTGGTCTCACAAGTGAAGGCAACCAACGCGTATGGCCTTCTTATGCAGCTGTATCTGCCGCGAAAGTTACCCTCGAATCCTTGGTCCGCTCTATGGCGGTCGAACTGGCCCATCTGGGACTTCGCACCAATCTGATTCAGGCGGGCGTCACGGATACCCCATCCTTACGTATGATTCCCGGCAATGAAAATCTGAAGCTAGGTGCAGTATTCAGAAATCCATCTGGCCGCCTGACTCTTCCTGAAGATGTCGCCAATGCGGTATATTTACTTTGCAGGGATGAAGCCTCCTGGATAAATGGCGCAATCATACCCGTGGATGGCGGTGAAAGACTTGTATAG
- a CDS encoding hydroxymyristoyl-ACP dehydratase, which translates to MHIFSDNILACIPHERPFRFVDGITNVSESAVTGFYTYREDEFFYKGHFPGNPVTPGVILIETLAQAGLLPLGIYLLGKDKGWDTSDPANIPAFVLTGSEVDFLHVVLPGEQVVVSAEKIYFRLGKLKVKAQMFNAEGKTVCRGILSGMLLKR; encoded by the coding sequence ATGCATATATTTTCGGATAATATTTTGGCTTGTATTCCCCATGAGCGGCCTTTTCGTTTTGTGGATGGAATTACCAATGTCAGCGAATCTGCTGTTACCGGGTTCTATACCTATCGGGAGGACGAATTTTTTTATAAAGGTCATTTTCCCGGAAATCCTGTAACACCGGGCGTAATTCTCATTGAAACGCTGGCGCAGGCAGGATTGCTTCCTTTGGGTATTTACCTGTTGGGTAAAGACAAAGGTTGGGATACTTCTGATCCGGCAAATATACCGGCATTTGTTCTGACAGGATCTGAGGTGGATTTCCTTCATGTCGTTTTGCCCGGCGAACAGGTAGTCGTTTCTGCGGAGAAAATATATTTCCGCCTGGGAAAACTCAAGGTAAAAGCTCAGATGTTTAATGCTGAAGGGAAAACAGTTTGCCGGGGGATACTTTCTGGCATGTTACTCAAACGATAA
- a CDS encoding 3-oxoacyl-[acyl-carrier-protein] synthase III C-terminal domain-containing protein — MQSKIIATATALPAQSITQEESLAYVDLWVNELPERERKKAQRIFKYAEVDRRYIVRNAASMLAGETFEERNQIYMEQAIALGEKALTDALKLANLQPEDIDFIISTSCTGFMIPSVDAYLINRLKMRKDIVRLPVTEMGCAAGTSALIYAHNLLKANPGKRVAILAAEFPSCAVVREDFSMTNIVCAAIFGDGVACTILGPTDELRPVILDGEMYHFFDAIDMMGYDVKNTGFQMVLHPQVPERIEAHFDDILFPFLEKNNLTIEDIQHLIFHPGGKKIVRMVEGLLGNMGKNIDDTKAVLREFGNMSSATVLYVLERFLRKEISAGEYGLMLSFGPGFSAQRVLLQWR; from the coding sequence ATGCAATCAAAAATTATAGCAACGGCTACAGCTTTGCCGGCGCAATCGATCACTCAGGAAGAAAGTCTTGCCTATGTAGATTTATGGGTAAATGAACTCCCCGAGCGTGAAAGAAAGAAAGCTCAGCGTATCTTTAAATATGCAGAAGTAGACCGTCGGTATATTGTGCGAAATGCCGCCAGTATGCTTGCGGGTGAAACCTTTGAAGAACGCAATCAAATCTACATGGAGCAGGCCATTGCACTGGGGGAAAAAGCCCTCACAGATGCCCTCAAACTGGCCAACCTTCAACCGGAGGATATCGATTTTATTATTTCCACCAGTTGCACAGGTTTTATGATTCCTTCGGTGGATGCTTATCTGATCAACCGGCTCAAAATGCGTAAAGACATTGTGCGGCTCCCGGTTACGGAAATGGGTTGTGCAGCAGGTACTTCCGCGCTGATCTATGCCCACAATCTCCTCAAAGCAAACCCGGGTAAACGGGTAGCGATTCTGGCCGCAGAATTTCCCTCCTGCGCAGTAGTAAGGGAAGATTTTTCAATGACCAATATTGTCTGTGCAGCCATTTTTGGAGATGGCGTTGCCTGTACAATTCTTGGCCCCACAGATGAACTTCGGCCTGTAATTCTCGACGGGGAAATGTATCACTTTTTTGATGCTATCGATATGATGGGGTATGATGTGAAAAATACCGGCTTTCAAATGGTGCTTCACCCTCAGGTACCTGAGCGGATCGAAGCGCATTTTGATGATATTCTTTTCCCATTCCTTGAAAAAAATAATCTCACCATCGAAGACATTCAACACCTGATTTTCCATCCCGGAGGAAAAAAAATCGTCAGAATGGTGGAAGGGTTGCTGGGAAATATGGGAAAGAATATAGACGACACGAAAGCCGTACTGCGCGAATTTGGGAATATGTCGAGCGCTACCGTTTTGTATGTGCTGGAAAGATTTCTTAGAAAGGAAATTTCCGCAGGAGAATATGGCCTGATGCTGAGTTTTGGTCCGGGTTTTTCCGCCCAGAGAGTTTTACTGCAATGGCGTTAA